TCGCCACCGCAAGGGAGGCCGACCGTACGCAGATGACCGCGCGGCCCTGCGCGGCATCCTCTTCGTGCTGAAGACGGGCATCGCGTGGGAGGACCTGCCGACGGAAGTCTTCGGTGTGAGTGGCATCACCTGCTGGCGCAGGCTCAACCAATGGGTGAAGGCGGGTGTCTTTCGCAAGCTACAGCGGAAGCTGCTCGACGAACTGGGCATGCGCGGCCGCATCGACTGGAGCCGTGCCTCCTTCGACTCGGGCAGTGTCCGGGCTCAAAAGGGGGGCCCGAAACGGGCAAGAATCCCACCGACAGAGGGAAGAAGGGCTCCAAGCACCATCTCGTCGTAGACCGAAAAGGGCTGCCACTCGCCGTGCTCCTGTCGGCCGCCAACGTGCACGACATGAAGCGCGCACTCCCCCTCGTCGATGCCATCCCTCCCGTACACACCGGGCGCCGCGGCCGGCCGCGTAGGCGCCCCAAGAAGGCGCACGGTGACAAGGGCTACGACTACGCCGTCATCCGCCGCGGACTCTGCGAGCGGCGCATCAAGCCGCGCATCGCGCGCAAAGGAGTCGAGTCGAGCCAGAAACTGGGACGCCACCGCTGGGTGGTGGAGCGCAGTCTGTCCTGGTTGCACCACCTCAAGCGCCTGCGCATTCGAGAGGAGCGCCGAGCCGACCTGCACCTGGCGCTCCTGCAGCTCGGTTGCTGCGTCATACTTCAGCGCAGACTCCCTCGCCGGTTATGAAAGGAAGTCTTAGTACTACCCGGTCACTTGAATCCAGGGGGCCCGTGTGATCTACGGCCGGGATGACACCCGCGCAGCTCAAGAAGTTGGATGAGTCGCTGAGCGCCTATCTCGAAGAGATGGTCGCCGGCATGGGGCGACTGGAGAGGCGGCGCGCCATGGAGGCCTATGTCACGGGCCTACTGCTGGATGGGGAGCGCAAGAGCATCGAGCCGATGGCGGCCCGGCTGGTAGAGGACGCCAGGGATGTCGAGGCAATGCGCCAGCGACTGCAGCAGTGCGTCTCGCAAGGGACGTGGAGCGACGAGGCGCTGAGGGAGCGACTGGCGCGGAAGCTGGAAGAGCGGCTGCCGGAGGTGGAAGCCCTTGTGGTGGACGACACGGGCTTCCCGAAGAAGGGGAAGCACTCGGTGGGAGTCGCCCGTCAGTACTCGGGGACGCTGGGGCGCACGGACAACTGCCAGGTGGCCGTCAGCCTGCATTTGGCTGGGGCTCGTGGCAGCGGGTGTATCGGCATGCAGCTGTACCTGCCCGAGGAGTGGGTGACGGAGAAGGACCGACGCAAGGCGGCCGGAGTCCCCGAGGCGGTAGGCGCCTCGCGCAAATGGGAATTGGCGCTGTCGCAGTTGGATGACGCGTTGGAGTGGGGCGTGCGCAAGCACGTCGTCCTGGCGGATGCGGGGTATGGCAATTGCCGGGAGTTTCGCGAAGGACTCACGGCACGCGGGCTGCCCTACCTCGTCGCCGTGCCGGGGCAGCACAAGGTGTGGCCTCCGGGGGCGACGCCGCACCTGCCCGTGAAGAAGGCTGGCGCGTACGGACGCCCCCGGACTCGCTTCGTCGACGACAGCGGCGTGCAGCCCTGGACGATTGAAGAGTTGGCGCGCCAGTTACCCGAGGAGGAGTACCGCCGCATCAGCTGGCGCGAGGGCAGCCGCGGCACGCAGTCCTCCACTTTCGCCGCAGTGCGAATCCAGGTCGCTGAAGGCCATGTCGTGCGCAAGGCGCCCGGCGCTCCCGAGTGGCTCCTGTGTGAGTGGCCGCCGGGCGAGGCCGCGCCAACGAAGTACTACCTCTCGTCTCTGCCGGAAGACACGCCCCTCAAACGCCTCGTCACCCTGGCGAAGCTGCGCTGGCGCGTCGAGCGCGACTACCAGGAGATGAAGGGCGAAGTCGGCCTGGACCATTTCGAGGGCCGCACCTGGAGAGGCTTTCACCACCACGCCACCCTCTGCATGGTGGCCCATGGCTTCCTCGCGCTCCGTCGAGCGCTTTTTCCCCCGGAGGAGGATTCCCTGGACCCTTCCCCAGGTGCGTCGGCGGCTTCAGCATCTGCTGCTGCGCCGCCTCGGCCATTGTCCGCTGTGCCTCCGCAGACTCGGCGCTCGCGCTCCTCCTCGAGGACCGTCACGCATCTGATCAAGTAGTATTAGGTGCTGTTAGTCGGTTATTGAAGCCGCCGGTCGATCATGATCTACGGTCGCGATGGACCGGCGGACGCTGAAGCGACTCGATGAGGAGTTGCGCGAGTACCTCGACTCGATGGTGGAAGGCATGGGCCGCCCCGAGCGGCGCGCCGCGATGGCGGCGTACGTGACGGGGCTGCTGCTCGACGGCGAGCGCAAAAGCATTCAACCGATGGCGGCACGGCTGGTGGATAACGCGTCGGAGACGGAGGCGATGCGCCAGCGGCTTCAGGAGTGCGTCGTCATCAGCGGATGGTCCGATGCGGAGGTGTTCCGACGCCTGGGCCAAAAGCTGGAGCGGGAACTGCCGGGACTGGAGGCGTTCGTCCTCGACGATACGGGCTTTCCGAAGAAGGGGACGCACTCGGCCGGCGTGGCACGCCAGTACTCGGGCACGCTGGGGCGAATCGACAACTGCCAGGTGGCGGTGAGTCTGCACCTGGCGGGCGAGAATGGCTCTGGCTGCATCGGCATGCGGATGTACCTCCCAGAGGCCTGGGCGAAGGACACCGCACGTCGCAAGAAGGCAGGCATTCCAGAGGACGTGGGCCTCACGGAGAAGTGGCGGCTGGCTCTGGCGCAGTTGGACTCGGCGCTTGCCTCTGGCGTGCGCAAGCATGTCGTGCTTGCCGACCCGGGCTACGGGGACTGCGGGGATTTTCGCGATGGCCTCGTCGAGCGAGGGCTGGACTATGTGGTGGGCATCAAGGGCGAGACCTCTGTGTGGCCGCCAGGCAGCACCCCAACCATTCGCAAGAAGCCGCCGGGCAGTCGCGGTCGGCCTTCCACTCGGCACTACGACGACAAGCATCCGCCGGTGCTGGTGGGCGTGCTGGCCAAGGAGTTGAAGTACCGCGCCGTCAGCTGGCGCGAGGGAAGCCGGGGCTGGCAGTCCTCTCGCTTCGCAGCCGTCCGCATCCGGACGGCGCACCGGCATATGAATGGAGTGCCGCCTGGAGATGAGCAGTGGTTGTTGTGCCAATGGCCCCAAGGAGCGCAGGCCCCCACGAAATTCTGGCTCTCCTCCCTCCCAGCTGACACGTCTATCCGCACCCTGGTGCGCCTGGCCAAGCTGCGTTGGCGCATCGAGCGCGACTACCAGGAGATGAAGCAGGAACTCGGCCTGGACCACTTCGAGGGCCGCACCTGGCGGGGCTTCCACCACCACGCCACCCTCTGCGCCATGGCCCATGGCTTTCTCGCGCTCCGACGAGCGCTTTCCCCCCCGGGGCCGGGTGAAATGGACGCTGCCTGAAGTCCGCCGCCGTCTTCAACAGGTGCTGTTGCGCTGGATAGGCGTCTGCCCCCTCTGCCGCAGGCTCGTCGACGACTCGAACCTGCCGCGCGGCCCCTCTCGAATCTGATCAGGTGGTACTAGTCCTCGTCCCGGATGAAGTCCTCCGGTTGGTAGTGGAAGGTGTGCCGGGCCTTGGCGGTGGTGAAGGCCCAGCGAATGGGAACGCGGTGGCGGTTGGCATCGCGTTCCCAGGCGCGAGTCCTGTCGCGCAGGGTCTCCACGGAAGCGATGCGCTGGTGTCCCAGGCATTGACGCGAGACGAGGCTCACCTCGATTTCAGCCTGATTGAGCCAGCTGCCGTGCACAGGCGTGTAGTGCACGCAGAAGCGACTCCACAGGCGCAGGCCCTGCTTCCATCCAAAGCGACGTGTCAGCGAGAAACGTGTGTGGATGTTGAGGTTGTCCAGCACGAGGTGAATCTTTCGGGCGTTGGGGTAGCGGCGCGCCAGGTCCCGCACCGCTTCCGCGAAATCAGCGGCCTTGCGGCAGCGCGTCGCCTTGACGAAGTGGCGCCCTGTCTGCGGCTCCACCGCGCAGAAGAGATTGGCGGTGCCACACCGGACATATTCGAAGTCACGCCGAGCGACAGCGCCAGGGTGCATGGGCAGCACGTCTCGCTTGGAGTCCAGCAGTTGTACGGGCCTCTCGTCGAAGCAGACGACGGGCTCACGTCGGCTGAAGGGCTTCTCGTAAAGGGCCAGCACGTCCTCCATGCGCTGGACGTACTGGGCATCCAGGCTGGGCACGCACCACCTTTTTTTCCCGCCACGGCTTCAAGTCATGCCGCTGCAGGAGCTCGCGCACCGTCTCCATGCCTACGTGAGGCACGATTCCCCGTCCTACGACTTCACGCACCAGCAGGCTCAGCGTCCACCGGGCATATCCCTCCGGTGGACTGCTGCACACCAGCGCCACGACTTGGGAGGCCTGCCCGGGAGTGAAGCGTCGCTGGCGCCCAGGCCGTGGCCTCTCCTGGAGGGCAGCATCAAGGCCTTCGCGCCGGTAGCGCCCTCGCACCTGCCGCACCGTCCGCT
The sequence above is drawn from the Corallococcus sp. NCRR genome and encodes:
- a CDS encoding IS701 family transposase translates to MTPAQLKKLDESLSAYLEEMVAGMGRLERRRAMEAYVTGLLLDGERKSIEPMAARLVEDARDVEAMRQRLQQCVSQGTWSDEALRERLARKLEERLPEVEALVVDDTGFPKKGKHSVGVARQYSGTLGRTDNCQVAVSLHLAGARGSGCIGMQLYLPEEWVTEKDRRKAAGVPEAVGASRKWELALSQLDDALEWGVRKHVVLADAGYGNCREFREGLTARGLPYLVAVPGQHKVWPPGATPHLPVKKAGAYGRPRTRFVDDSGVQPWTIEELARQLPEEEYRRISWREGSRGTQSSTFAAVRIQVAEGHVVRKAPGAPEWLLCEWPPGEAAPTKYYLSSLPEDTPLKRLVTLAKLRWRVERDYQEMKGEVGLDHFEGRTWRGFHHHATLCMVAHGFLALRRALFPPEEDSLDPSPGASAASASAAAPPRPLSAVPPQTRRSRSSSRTVTHLIK
- a CDS encoding IS630 family transposase, which codes for MPSLDAQYVQRMEDVLALYEKPFSRREPVVCFDERPVQLLDSKRDVLPMHPGAVARRDFEYVRCGTANLFCAVEPQTGRHFVKATRCRKAADFAEAVRDLARRYPNARKIHLVLDNLNIHTRFSLTRRFGWKQGLRLWSRFCVHYTPVHGSWLNQAEIEVSLVSRQCLGHQRIASVETLRDRTRAWERDANRHRVPIRWAFTTAKARHTFHYQPEDFIRDED
- a CDS encoding helix-turn-helix domain-containing protein, with the translated sequence MQEPGVKLKQAEKEALDALMRRGRHSVRVLKRARALQLLGEGWTGVAAAEAAGLSERTVRQVRGRYRREGLDAALQERPRPGRQRRFTPGQASQVVALVCSSPPEGYARWTLSLLVREVVGRGIVPHVGMETVRELLQRHDLKPWREKKVVRAQPGCPVRPAHGGRAGPLREALQPT
- a CDS encoding IS5 family transposase (programmed frameshift) — protein: MKRELVPEALWQRMEPLLPKRRRHRKGGRPYADDRAALRGILFVLKTGIAWEDLPTEVFGVSGITCWRRLNQWVKAGVFRKLQRKLLDELGMRGRIDWSRASFDSGSVRAPKGGPETGKNPTDRGKKGSKHHLVVDRKGLPLAVLLSAANVHDMKRALPLVDAIPPVHTGRRGRPRRRPKKAHGDKGYDYAVIRRGLCERRIKPRIARKGVESSQKLGRHRWVVERSLSWLHHLKRLRIREERRADLHLALLQLGCCVILQRRLPRRL
- a CDS encoding IS701 family transposase encodes the protein MDRRTLKRLDEELREYLDSMVEGMGRPERRAAMAAYVTGLLLDGERKSIQPMAARLVDNASETEAMRQRLQECVVISGWSDAEVFRRLGQKLERELPGLEAFVLDDTGFPKKGTHSAGVARQYSGTLGRIDNCQVAVSLHLAGENGSGCIGMRMYLPEAWAKDTARRKKAGIPEDVGLTEKWRLALAQLDSALASGVRKHVVLADPGYGDCGDFRDGLVERGLDYVVGIKGETSVWPPGSTPTIRKKPPGSRGRPSTRHYDDKHPPVLVGVLAKELKYRAVSWREGSRGWQSSRFAAVRIRTAHRHMNGVPPGDEQWLLCQWPQGAQAPTKFWLSSLPADTSIRTLVRLAKLRWRIERDYQEMKQELGLDHFEGRTWRGFHHHATLCAMAHGFLALRRALSPPGPGEMDAA